GTGTGGCCGGCGTTGTGGCCGCCCTGATACCGGGTAACGATGTCAAAGTGTGGCGCCAGCAAATCAACAATTTTTCCTTTGCCTTCATCGCCCCACTGCATTCCAATAACAACAACATTTTTCATGACAAAAAGTGTTCTTTCTCAACTCTCATCAGTGTCTGAAAACACACGAACCCACAGAAGCATCGCACACAACACCCCCCAACGCCTGAATGTGCGTTGTGATGACCATCAGAGAATGGTTGGGGAAGAAAGTGTGTGTGGTACTTTGTGGTATGGTGGTTTTTCCAAAGTACATTCAAGAATGTCACAAAATGAGATTTCAACGCAAGTTCTCTTTCTCACCTGCCCAATTCAAAGCCATTTTCAAACGCCAGCCTTGATTCTTTCCGTTTAGACCGGTTACAACACCCCGCACAAAGAACTGCACCCGATACTCCATTTTTCTCCAAAACTGTGAGCGACCCTGGTCATGCACTCTTCTCAAATCAAAGAAACACCCAGCCGAAACCATCAGGTCATCGTGGTTGGCCTTGATTCCTGTGATCCGGTCCTGGTCCAACGTTGGGCCCACGAAGGCAAACTGCCGTTTTTAAGTTCGTTGATCAAAACCGGAGTCTGGTCGCCGCTGGTTTCCGCCCACGGATTGTTTCCAGATATGCCCTGGGTTTCCTGCACAACCGGCGTGGTTCCAGCGAAGCATGGTTTTTTCAACTTTATGCAGCTCAATCGGGGTACGACTGAGTTTGTCCGCCGAAGCGCTTACTCCGTCCGTCACTATCCGTTCTGGTGGCTGCTGCGTGGGGTCGGGAAACGCGTGGCGATTTTTGATGTCCCTAAAACCTATCCGCTGGCCAATATTGACGGGATTCAGGTGGCGGCCTGGGGTGAACATTACCCGTTGATTGAGCAAAGCTCGCTTCCGAGAGAATTGATCGGGGATCTGGTGGCCAAATTTGGCACCTACCGGCATGCCAAAGAAGTCGTTTCCCCCCGAACCATCAAAGTTGAACGCCAGATTTATGATCTGGTTCGGAACGGAATCGAACAGCGGACACAAGCCACGGCCTATCTGCTCAAACAGGAAAATTGGGATTTGTTTTTCACTGTCTTTGGTGAATCTCACTACGCCGGACACCAGTTTTACCATCACCACGATACTTCCCATTGGGCGCATGACCCTGAGTGGGCTGCCAAACTGGGTGATCCGTTACCTGCGAGTTATTCCCGTCTGGACAGCGCACTGGCCGAGTTGTTTCAGCAGCGGTCGGCTGATGTCACGTTGATTCTGGTTTCTGTCCATGGAATTGCCACCAATTATTCCGGCAATCATTTTATGCCGGATATCCTGGAAAAACTCGGATATCAGGTCCGGGCGGAACATCCAGCCGCACCAGCCTCAACCACCGGTCAACTTCTAAAATTGACGACATCCATCCGAAACCTGATTCCCAATGTTGCTCGCGAATGGATCAATGAACATCTGGTACCCGAGGCGGTTCATGACCGGACCTATTTTGGACAATTCAGCGGTCGGATTGACTGGCGTCAGAGCAAAGCGTTGTTTATGCCGAGCGATCACTTTGAAGGGTTTATCAGTATTAACCTGCAAGGCCGTGAACCTTTTGGGACAGTTCAGCCCGGTGCCGAGTATGACCAGGTCTGCGCGGCATTGATCTCGGATCTCAAGCAATTGACCAATCCCGATACCGGACGGAGTGCGGTTCGTGACGTCGTTCAGGTCTCAAAACTGATGACCGGTCCATTTTTGTTCAATCTGCCGGATCTGGTTGTCCAGTGGTCAGACGATGCCTATATCACATCAGTGCATCATCCCAGGTTCGGAGTCCTTTCCGATGAACACTTTCCCCTGCGTAAAAACCAGCACACCAATGATGGATTTCTGATTGCAACCGGAAAACACATCAACCATCAGGCCAATTTCATGAATGCCACGACGCTGGATATTGCCCCGACGCTGCTGTATCTGATGGGACAGCCGATTCCGAATGATTATGATGGACGGGTGCTGACTGAACTTTTTGAACCGGAATTTGTGAATCGAACCCCCATCCAGTCGTGTGATCGGCCACTGATCATCCCGGAGGAAATGGTGGTATAGGGCTGAAAACCTTGGGCTCAGGGCTGAAGAACTCGGGCTCAGGGCTCGGGGCTGAAGACGACGGGCTGAAAGGATGCAAATCCTTCCTTGTCACCTTGTCACCTTGTCACCCTGTCACCTTGTCACCTTGTCACCCTGTCACCTTGTCACCTTGTCACCTTGTCACCTTGTCACCTTGTCACCTTGTCACCTTGTCACCCTGTCACCTTGTCATTTTGTCATTATCACGGTTTGGAATAAGGCCATGAAGATTCTTGTCACCGGTGCGACCTGGTTTGTCGGCAGTTATGTTACAGAGCAACTTGTCCAGGAAGGTCATCAGGTACGGGCACTGGTCCGACCATCAACGGATCCAGCCTGGTTGCAAGCACTTGGTGTGAAGTGCGTTACCGGTGATTTAGCAGACCTGAATTCTCTGCGGCAGGCAGTTGAAGGATGTCAAATTATCTATCACCTGGCGGCAGTGACCAGTCGTCAAAATGGCAAAGCGACTGACTATCGGGAGGTGAATGTTGACGGCACTCGAAATCTGACTCAGGCGGCAGCCCAGGCCGGAGTCACCCGATTGGTTTATGTCAGTACCCTTGGTGTTCATGGATCGAATTTCATACCTTTGCTGGATGAACAAACCCCAATCGCCCCCAACACCAATTACCGAAAAACCAAATGGCAGGCGGAACAGGTGGTGATGGAAGCTCAAACTTCAGGGAAATTGCCCGTGGTCATTGCTCGGATTGGCAGTATTATTGGCCCGCGTGGGACCAACTGGCTTGGGTTAATGAAAGCCATTGCATCCAGACGATTTGGGTATGTGGGAAATGGATCAAATCGGATTCAATTAACCGACGGTGCCGATGTCGCTCAAGGAATCATTCGCTGTGGTACGGTTCCTGGAATTGAAGGTGAAATCTTTGTACTGGCTGGCCCAAAATCAGTGCCATTGCGTGAATTCGTGGGTCACCTGGCGCGTGAATTGGGAGTTCCCACGCCACAAAAACACTCACCAACGCTTCCCTTCCAGGTTTTTCAACACTGCGTTGACCACTGCTTTTCAATCACTGGGGTTGAACTCCCCTTCGCTCACCGATATAGCCTGTTTTTTACTGATTATCTGATTTCAAGCGCCAAAGCTCAGCAACGGCTCAAGTATGCTCCGGTGATACCACTGGAAGAATCCGTTCAGCACACAGTGGAGTGGGCTCGAACACATGGGTATTTGCCGCCCCGTGTATGAAAGTTTTACTGCTTTCCGACTATGCAACCTTAACCGGCGGTGCTGAGATTGCCGTCGCTGGCTTGCGCGATGGCCTCCGTCAGCGTGGTCACGATGCCCGGTGGCTGGCCAGTTCGGCGCGTCCAATGGATGCAGTCAGTCACGCGGATTATGAGTGCCGGGGAAGTCTTTCCAAAAGCCGAATTTTGCTCCAAACCGCCAACCCCTGGGCGTATTGGAAGCTCAGGCAGGTCCTCCGGGAATTTCAGCCGGATGTGGTAGATGTCAATATCTTTCTGACCCAGCTTTCACCGTTGATTCTGCCCCTCCTGCACCATTTTCCAACCTTGTATCGGGCCCACTGGTATCGGGCGGTCTGCCCGACCGGCACCAAAATGCTGCCTGATGGAAGTCTTTGTCAATTTCAGCCAGGATCGAAATGTTATCAATCTGGCTGTCTTTCGTGGCTGGATTGGGGATTGTTGATGGTGCAAATGAAACTTTTCAGGCGATGGCAATCCGCGTTTCAGGTCGTAGTCCCAATTAGCCAAACCACTCGACAGGAACTCCACCGCGGAGGAATCAGGACTGATGAACCGGTTGGATTGGGGGTTCCCGAGACTCCGTCCACTGCTGGTTGGTCGCCAATTCCAACCGTCGGTTTTGCTGGCCGCCTGGTTCCGGAAAAAGGCGCCGATGTACTCATTCATGCCGTTGCCAAAGTGCGGCAAACTATCCCAGAAGCCCAGTTGATCCTCATTGGAGATGGCCCGGAGCGCAAACACCTTGAGGAATTAACCAGTACACTTGGGCTTTCCTCAACCGTTGAATTTCATGGCCACCAGCCGCAACCAGTCATCAACCAGACATTGGGGCAGGTTTGGGTTCAGGTGGTTCCGTCACGATGGCCGGAACCGCTGGGATTGGTCGCCATGGAAGCCATGATGAGAGGTCGGGCGGTGGTGGCCAGTCGGTGTGGCGGACTGATGGAAATTGTGGTTGAGGGAGAAACCGGGCTCCTTGTTCCTCCTGGAAATCCGGATGCACTGGCTGCCGCCTTGTTGCAATTACTCACTCATCCTTCTTTGGCCCGGCGCTTTGGATCTCAGGGACGCAAGAAAGCTCTCCGGGAGTTTACCGATCAGGTTTATATTGAACAATCACTTCAACTCTATGAACAGCTTACGGGTTCATTTCCCAGGCCGCACAATTGATCATACCAGTTTGTAGTCAGGAGTTCGGTAGTTCACTAAATTCATTTCACTGAACAGCTTGACTGTTTCCTAAATCCCTTTGAACTTGCATGGACCAGTCCGTTCCCTTTTTTTCTATTATCATTCCCACGTATGCCCGCCCCCTCCGACTGGCAAAATGTCTGAGGGCGTTGAAACAATTGGAGTATCCACCTGATCGCCTGGAGGTCATTGTCGTCAATGATGGCGGGAACGAGCGGCTGGACGAAATCATTCAAGCAGGTGAGTTCGACTTTCAGGTGCGGTTGATCCATCAAACCAATCAGGGTCCCGCCAGTGCCCGAAACACAGGTGCCAGGCACGCAACCGGCGATTTTTTGGCGTTTGTGGATGATGACTGTGAACCAGCCCCAGAGTGGCTGCAGCACCTGGCCGCACAATTTCGTCAAACACCAGAGGCAATGGTCGGAGGACATACAATCAACCAGTTACCGCATAATCTGTATTCGACGGCCAGTCAGTTGTTAATTGATTACCTGTACGGGTACTATAATTTGCAACCTGGGAATAACCGTTTTTTCACATCGAATAATCTGGCGCTGGCGGTTCAAACTTTTCAAACCTTGGGGGGTTTTGACGCCACCTCTTTTCGCAACCCAGCCGGTGAAGACCGGGATTTGTGCGCTCGGTGGAATGCCCGAAACTACCCCATGGTTTATCTTCCACACGCCCACGTGGCGCATTCGCACGAACTGACTCTCAAAAGTTTTTGGAAACAGCACTTTACCTATGGCTGCGGCGCCTATGCCTTTCATCAAGCCCGAGCCCGGCGCAACCAGGAACACTTGAAGATTGAGCCTTTTTCATTTTACTGGAATCTAATCTTTTACCCATTTCGGCAGTATTCGGTCTGGTCAGCCTGGCGGTTTTCCTTGCTCTTCTTGTTGTCTCAATTGGC
The nucleotide sequence above comes from Acidobacteriota bacterium. Encoded proteins:
- a CDS encoding NAD-dependent epimerase/dehydratase family protein; translated protein: MKILVTGATWFVGSYVTEQLVQEGHQVRALVRPSTDPAWLQALGVKCVTGDLADLNSLRQAVEGCQIIYHLAAVTSRQNGKATDYREVNVDGTRNLTQAAAQAGVTRLVYVSTLGVHGSNFIPLLDEQTPIAPNTNYRKTKWQAEQVVMEAQTSGKLPVVIARIGSIIGPRGTNWLGLMKAIASRRFGYVGNGSNRIQLTDGADVAQGIIRCGTVPGIEGEIFVLAGPKSVPLREFVGHLARELGVPTPQKHSPTLPFQVFQHCVDHCFSITGVELPFAHRYSLFFTDYLISSAKAQQRLKYAPVIPLEESVQHTVEWARTHGYLPPRV
- a CDS encoding glycosyltransferase, yielding MDQSVPFFSIIIPTYARPLRLAKCLRALKQLEYPPDRLEVIVVNDGGNERLDEIIQAGEFDFQVRLIHQTNQGPASARNTGARHATGDFLAFVDDDCEPAPEWLQHLAAQFRQTPEAMVGGHTINQLPHNLYSTASQLLIDYLYGYYNLQPGNNRFFTSNNLALAVQTFQTLGGFDATSFRNPAGEDRDLCARWNARNYPMVYLPHAHVAHSHELTLKSFWKQHFTYGCGAYAFHQARARRNQEHLKIEPFSFYWNLIFYPFRQYSVWSAWRFSLLFLLSQLANTSGFLWEWKLGLKKPGLRAGG
- a CDS encoding alkaline phosphatase family protein — protein: MHSSQIKETPSRNHQVIVVGLDSCDPVLVQRWAHEGKLPFLSSLIKTGVWSPLVSAHGLFPDMPWVSCTTGVVPAKHGFFNFMQLNRGTTEFVRRSAYSVRHYPFWWLLRGVGKRVAIFDVPKTYPLANIDGIQVAAWGEHYPLIEQSSLPRELIGDLVAKFGTYRHAKEVVSPRTIKVERQIYDLVRNGIEQRTQATAYLLKQENWDLFFTVFGESHYAGHQFYHHHDTSHWAHDPEWAAKLGDPLPASYSRLDSALAELFQQRSADVTLILVSVHGIATNYSGNHFMPDILEKLGYQVRAEHPAAPASTTGQLLKLTTSIRNLIPNVAREWINEHLVPEAVHDRTYFGQFSGRIDWRQSKALFMPSDHFEGFISINLQGREPFGTVQPGAEYDQVCAALISDLKQLTNPDTGRSAVRDVVQVSKLMTGPFLFNLPDLVVQWSDDAYITSVHHPRFGVLSDEHFPLRKNQHTNDGFLIATGKHINHQANFMNATTLDIAPTLLYLMGQPIPNDYDGRVLTELFEPEFVNRTPIQSCDRPLIIPEEMVV
- a CDS encoding glycosyltransferase family 4 protein, encoding MKVLLLSDYATLTGGAEIAVAGLRDGLRQRGHDARWLASSARPMDAVSHADYECRGSLSKSRILLQTANPWAYWKLRQVLREFQPDVVDVNIFLTQLSPLILPLLHHFPTLYRAHWYRAVCPTGTKMLPDGSLCQFQPGSKCYQSGCLSWLDWGLLMVQMKLFRRWQSAFQVVVPISQTTRQELHRGGIRTDEPVGLGVPETPSTAGWSPIPTVGFAGRLVPEKGADVLIHAVAKVRQTIPEAQLILIGDGPERKHLEELTSTLGLSSTVEFHGHQPQPVINQTLGQVWVQVVPSRWPEPLGLVAMEAMMRGRAVVASRCGGLMEIVVEGETGLLVPPGNPDALAAALLQLLTHPSLARRFGSQGRKKALREFTDQVYIEQSLQLYEQLTGSFPRPHN